The genomic DNA ATTTCAGTTAAAATTGTCATTCCCGTAAATCTGCCTGTCGGTAGACAGGAGTGGGAATCTAAATTGTTCAAGTAGTTAAAAATGGATAGTTTTTATTTAATGTCTAGTATTTATCCAGTTAAATTACTCATTGGTTTTATGTACAAACTATAATTTTGCGAGTAGTTAGAAACTAACCATTAGAGGCATTCATGGGGGCATTCAAAACATAAAAATATCAAAAATGCTTGGAGAAAATGGTGTTTGAAGAATTTGGTCATTAATTACAAAAAAGTGCCACCTATCTTGAATTAAGAATAACAGATTACAAAATATACACAATAATGAAAGCAACACAATATGAAGGTAATAAGACCTTCAAGGTATTAGAAAAGGAAATTGAAGCACCCAAACAAGGCGACGTTAGGATTAAAGTGGCGTATGTAGGGGTTTGTGGAACAGATGTACATATTTACCACGGTATGATGGATAAGCGAGTTAATATTCCTGAAACTATTGGTCATGAAATGTCAGGTGTTATTGATGCACTTGGAGACGGTGTAACAGGCTATAAAGTTGGAGATAAAGTGGTTGTCCGCCCGTTGGATGATAGAAAAGTAAAGCCTTCAGATAAAGGATTTAACCACATTTGTGAAGAATTAAAGTTTATAGGAATTGATAGTCCAGGAGCCATGCAGGAATATTGGAACGTTCCCGCATTTACATTACATAAACTAAAAGACAACACCGATTTAAAATTAGCTGCTTTAATTGAGCCGCTTTCAGTAGCAACACATGATGTTCGCTTAAGTGGATTGGTGGCAGGAGAAACGGCTGTTGTTTTAGGTGGAGGCCCAATAGGTTTATTGGTAGCGATGGTTGCTAAAGAAGTTGGTGCGAATGTTATTATTTCTGAGGTAAA from Flavivirga abyssicola includes the following:
- a CDS encoding zinc-dependent alcohol dehydrogenase → MKATQYEGNKTFKVLEKEIEAPKQGDVRIKVAYVGVCGTDVHIYHGMMDKRVNIPETIGHEMSGVIDALGDGVTGYKVGDKVVVRPLDDRKVKPSDKGFNHICEELKFIGIDSPGAMQEYWNVPAFTLHKLKDNTDLKLAALIEPLSVATHDVRLSGLVAGETAVVLGGGPIGLLVAMVAKEVGANVIISEVNETRIAKAKEMGLNAVNPMHIDLVQYVREQTEGRLADVVFEVAGVQPALDIMTEIAGIRGRILMVAIHGQKKEVDLFKFFWKELKLIGARVYEKEDYEKSIALITANELPFEDMITDVQPLSKVQQVFENIDNNPDGMKVLMDCQL